The genomic interval ACGGGCCTTGAAGCGCGGATTCTGCTTGTTGATGATGTATACCCGGCCCTTGCGGCGCACCAGACGGTTTTCCCGGTGACGGGACTTGAGCGCCTTGAGCGAATTCTTGATCTTCATGTTTTCGATCCGCTGTTTGTGCCGCTCTCGACTGATCAGTAAAGGCGGTCAGTATTGATATTCAAAGGCGCGCCTTGAAAAAGCGCGCCCGACAGTGGCCGCTACCTAGCGAATGATCGCCGCCAAGTCAACCGTCACGACGCTTTTCCAGAACGGTGACATGGCCCATTTTCCGCCCTGCCCGGGTTTCGGCCTTGCCATAGAGATGCACGAGCGCGCCTTCGGTCGTCATCCACTGCGGAATCCGCTCCATATCGTCGCCGACGATGTTGTGCATAACGCAATCGCTGTGGCGGACGGGGTCGATCAGCGGCAGGCCGCAAACGGCCCGGATATGCTGCTCGAACTGGGAGAGAACGCAGGCCGCCTCGGTCCAGTGGCCGGAATTGTGGACGCGCGGCGCGAATTCGTTGGCGATCAGCCTGCCGTCTCGGGCGACGAACAGTTCCAGCCCCAGCACGCCGACATAATCGAGCCCGATCAGAAGCCGCTCCGCTGCCGCGCGGGCAGCCGCGCCGGTCTGCGAAGACACATTGGCCGGGACGGTGGATGTCCGCAGAATGCCCTCGCGGTGCACATTTTCGGCCGGGTCGAAGCAAACGATCGTGCCGTCCATGCCGCGCGCCGCAATCACCGAGATCTCGCGGTCGAAATCGATCCACTCCTCGAAGATCGCGGGCGCGCCATCAAGCGCTGCAAAAGCGGCCTCCGGGTTATTGTCGCTGCCGTCAAACACCCACTGACCCTTGCCGTCATAGCCGAAGCGCCGGGTCTTCAACACGCCGCGTCCGCCAAATGTCTCGAGCGCCGCGGCAAGATCCTCGGCCGTATCGACCGCACGGAACCCGGCGGTGGCGATGTCGCTGTCGTTGAGGAAGGTCTTCTCGGTGAGGCGATCCTGCGAAACGGAAAGCGCGCGCGCCGGCGGGTAGACCGGCCGTTCGCCGGAGAGAATCGCCGCGCTTTTCTCCGGCACGTTTTCGAATTCATAGGTGATCACTTCACAGGCGCCGGCAAGTTCAAAAAGCGCCGCCTCGTCATCATAGGCCGCCACGATATGGCGGTTTGCGACCTGCGCGGCCGGGCAATCTTCCTGCGGTTCCAGAATAACGGTGCGGATCGAAAGCCGGGCGGCCGCCATGGCCAGCATACGGCCAAGCTGGCCGCCGCCGATGATACCGATGGTTTTCATGAAACTCATTCGTCCTTGTCGATGGGGTATTCGGCAACGCTTGCCGCCTGGCGCACGCGGTATTCATCCAGCCGGCCCGCAAGCTCGGGATCGGCAAGCGCCAGAACCGCTGCGGCCAGAAGCGCAGCATTGACCGCGCCGGCCTTGCCGATGGCGAGCGTTCCGACGGGTATGCCCGCCGGCATCTGCACGATCGACAACAGGCTGTCCTGGCCGGAGAGCGCGCGCGACTGAACAGGTACGCCGAAGACCGGCAGCGGCGTCAGCGCCGCCATCATGCCCGGCAGATGGGCCGCCCCGCCGGCGCCTGCGATGATGATTTGAAAACCCTCGGCGCGGGCGCTGCGGGCGAACTCATACATGCGGTCCGGCGTGCGGTGGGCGGAGACGATCCGCGCATCGTAATCGATGTCGAGAATATCGAGAATGTCGGCGGCGTTCTTCATCGTTTCCCAGTCGGACTGGGACCCCATGACGATGGCGACAGGCGGATTCTTGATCGGGCTCATCGGCATTCCATTGTTTCAACAAATTCGACGAATGTGGCACGCGCCGACCATGCGTCGTTTCGGGCGAAACACGCTCTAGCATCAATCGTTTTCGGTGAAAAGCAAGGCGCCGGGGAGATCACGCGTGCCAGGGGCAAAATGCCCTCACAAAATCACATTTCCGCCTTCGACAAACGTCTTCGATCATGGCATGCTGATATTGCACTTTGATGACGAGGCGCCGCATCCGGCGGCGCGAAACCAAAGGAAGGACGTGTGCAATGACAGTTCAGACGCATCTTGCCGCACTCGAGGAAAAACATTCCGAACTTGAGAGGAAGCTTCACGACATAATGGCTTCGCCGTCCAGCCACGACCAGGAAATCGCATCGATCAAACGCAGGAAACTTCACCTGAAAGACGAGATTGAACGCCTCCATCACTCCGCTACTTAAGACACCCCCCTGTCCTCAAACGCCCCGGCCCAAAACCGGGGCGTTTTTGTTTTGCGCAACGCGTTTCTGACCGATGGCTCGAAGCCCCCGCTATATTTAAACCCCGTCGTCCTTCTCCCGCTTCTTCATCACCCCGATCCTGAGCATCACCTCGCGCGGTATGTCGTAGGTCGATTTCAAATGGTGATCGGTGCGAAGTCCCAGATAATCGCGCTGGATGAACAGCGCGAAAGCGCGGTCGGCCGCCGCCTGCACCAGTTCGTCACGGTCCTGATTGGAGCCCGGCGTCTCGTCGTGGCGTCTGAGCGCTGCCAGCGCCTCCTCCAGCCGTCCGCCGATCCGCCCCAACGCCTGCGCCGTTTCCTGCATGATTTCGTATTGCAGGGCGTCCAGATCGGGATCGAGCGGCCTGCTGCTGGTGCCCGGCAATATCGGTTTCCTGGTGGCCATGATCTTTTCCTTGCGTCTTCCCCGAAGATCGGAAGATGAATGCACGAGGTCAAGGGTTTGAAACCAAAAGCGGGCCAACCGTAAATGTCCGGCAGACTTGTCATATGGCGTTATAAGACCTATATTTTGCCAAACTGCAATAACGGGATCAAACATGCCCCATCTGCAAGTAATCGAAAAAACCGCGCATCAGGCCGCCGCCCCCGAGATTACCGAGGCGGAGGGACAGGCGATGGCGCGGGCGACGGTCAATCTGTTTTCGCGCTGGCGGGTCAGCGACAGCCAGGCCTGCATCCTGCTGGGCGGGTTGTCGCCGCGCACCTGGGCGCGCTGGAAGGGCGGCGATATCGGGCGCATCCCCCGCGACCTCAAGGCCCGGCTTTCCAACCTGATGGGCATTCACAAGGCGCTCCGGATCATCTTCACGGACACGGACCGGGTCTATGGCTGGGTGCGGCGGGAAAACGCGGCTTTCGGCGGCGCATCGGCGCTTGACGTCATGCTTGGCGGCGAACTGACCGATATCATGCGGGTGCGGCGTTATCTCGACAGCATCCGGGGCGGCTGAGCTTGACCATGCCCGATATCGTGCGCGTGCGGTGGGCAAAGACCCACCGGATCATCCGTTCGCGTTTCCCGCCGATCGATCTGTTCGAGGATATCGCCGATCCGGCCGACTGGGACGCGATCCTGTCGGCCGAGGCCAAGACCAATCCGCGCGTCAGCCAGAGCGTCGGCATGCTCGATCTGGTGCCGCCCGAGCGCCGTGTTGCCGGAGAAGGCGCGTCATGGGCGATGGCGCCCTTCGTCCACACCTCGACGGACCGGCCGAGCCGGTTCAGTGACGGTTCGTTCGGCGTCTATTATGCCGGCGACCGGATCGAGGTCGCGCTGTTCGAGACCATACATCACCATGCCATATTCATGGCGGCCACGAACCAGACTCCCGGCTGGACTTCCGATTTTCGCGAACTCGTCGGCACGCTCGGCGCCGATCTCCACGATGTCAGCGACCGGACGCGTTTTGCCGAACTCTACGATCCCGACGACTATCGCAGGCCGCAGGCGCTGGGCGCGGAACTCCACGCGGAAAATGCGAACGGCATACTCTATCGCAGCGTCAGATATCCGGATGGCGCGGCGGTCGCCCTGTTCTGGCCGGATGTCGCCGGAATACCGGTGCAGGGGCAGCATTTTTCCTATTACTGGGACGGTGCAAACGTTGCCACGGTCAAGAACCTCGGCACCGGCGAGCTATTCGCCGTGGTCGATTAGAGCGCGTCCAGGAAAAGTGGATACCGGTTCTCCGTCCGGACGCACGTGAAAACAAACAGATAGAGCATTTCCGGTGATCCGGTTTTCAACGGAAATGCTCTGGCTCCGCTGGCGCCTTTCCGAAGGCATTGATTTCCGTCCAGATCAGGTCCTGCACCGCCGTGTGGCCGCCTGCCAGGCGCACCGCCGCCACCGTCAGCAGCGTGTGAGGCAGCACGTCTCGGAGGTCGAAGAGCAGGCCGGCGCGGATCGCGTCCCTGGCAATGCTTTCCGGCACCCAGGCGACGCCGACGCCGCTGATCGCGAATTGCAGGGCGGCCAGCGTCAGCGCGGTCTCGACCTTGCGGCGGACGAACTCGCCGCTCGGGACCTGCGGCATCACCTCCTCGTTGAAAATCCGGCCGAGAAAGGCGTCGCTCGGATAGGCGATCACCGGCAGTTCGCCGCGCGCATAACTGTCGTTCAGCACGCCGAGACCATGGGTGGCGAACACCGGGATAAAGGCTTCCGTGCCGAGATTGACCCGTTCGAGATAGTCCTCGGTCTCCGCCGCTGCCTCGGCCACCGACTGGTAGTTCAGCAGAAGATCGGCCTGCTTGGTCATCAGCAGCGCCAGACACTCGTCGCGATTGGCCGAGCGCAGGCGCACGCTGACGTCGATCGTGTTCGAGAACGCCTCGATGATGCCCGGGGCTCGCGACGTGGTGATCGCGTGCTGGCTCGCAATCACGATGCGGTTGTTGGCCTCGCGCCCCTGCCGACGCAGTTCGTAAAGCAGGTCCTTCATCTCGGAGACCAGCCGCTTGATCTCCTCCTGCTGGGCGGAGATCGACGGCTTGAGGCCGACGGGCTTGCGGTCCCGATCGAACAATTCGGCGCCGACATAATCCTCGATCGCGCGGATACGGCGCGAGAAGGCCGGCTGAGTGACGTTGCGCCGCGCGGCGGCCGCATTGAACGATCCGGTCTCCACCACCGCCAGGATATCCTCGAGCCATTCAAGCCGCATGAAAGCCTCCTAATATGCACACCTTGCATTTTATCGCGCGAAAACGGCATTTGATCAACGAAAGGAAATGCGCAAGATTTGAAATCACGCAATTTGATCAAGGTTGGTTTCCATGCATCTCGCCCGTTTTCCCCGCGTTCATCTGGCCCACCTGCCAACGCCTCTGGAGCGGCTCGACCGCCTGACGGCGGAACTCGGCGGCCCCGAAATCTGGATCAAGCGCGACGATTGCACCGGGCTTTCGACCGGCGGCAACAAGACCCGCAAGCTGGAATTCCTGATGGCCGAAGCCCAGGCGATGAAAGCCGACGTGGTGATGACCCAGGGCGCAACGCAGTCCAACCATGCCCGCCAGACGGCCGCCGCCGCCGCCAAGCTCGGCATGGCCTGCCATGTCCTGCTTGAGGACCGCACCGGCTCCAACGACCCGAACTACAATGAAAACGGCAACGTCTTCCTCGACTACCTCCACGGCGCCACCGCCGAAAAGCGCCCCGGCGGGCTGGACATGAATGCCGAGATGGAAGCTGTCGCCGACGAGATCCGCAAGACCGGCAAGACGGTCTACACCATCCCCGGCGGCGGCTCGAATGCGACCGGCGCGCTCGGCTATGCCAATTGCGCGCTGGAACTGGTCTATCAGGCCAATGAGCGCGATCTCGCGATCGATCATCTGGTGCACGCCACCGGCAGCGCCGGCACCCAGGCGGGCCTGATCGTCGGCCTCAAGGCAACCAACGCGCAAATCCCGCTCTTGGGCATCGGCGTGCGCGCGCCGAAGCCGAAACAGGAGGAAAACGTCTACAAGCTTGCCCTTGCGACCGCCGAAAAGCTCGGCTGCCCGGGCGTCGTCGCCCGCGAGGATGTGGTCGCCAATACCGATTATGTCGGCGAGGGCTACGGCATCCCCGCCCCCTCCACGATCGAGGCGATCGAGATGTTCGCCCAGGTCGAAGGCATCCTTCTGGACCCGGTCTATTCGGGCAAGGGCGCTGCCGGCCTGATCGACCTGATCCGCAAGGGCATGTTCAAGAAAGGTGAAAAGATCGTTTTTCTCCATACCGGCGGTTCGGCAGGATTGTTTGGCTATACAAGCGCTTTCGCCTTCGATCATACTACCCCCGTCGCCGCCGAATAGAAGGTCATTTCCTTTATGGCACCGAAACCGTTTGCGGGCACGTTTACCCAGCAGGAACCGCTTGGCGAGGCGGCGATTGCCGCTGCTATCCGCGTGCTCGAAAGCGGCAGGCTGCATCGCTACAACACGGTTGCCGGCGAGACCGCGGAGGCGGCGCTGCTCGAGGCGGAATTCGCCGCCTTTCAGGGCGTGGATTACTGCCTCGCCTGCGCCTCCGGCGGCTATGCCATGCATATCGCGCTGATGGCGGCCGGCCTGAAGCACGGCGAGCCGGTGCTGACCAACGGCTTCACGCTGTCGCCGGTGCCCGGCGCGATCGTCAACGCCGGCGGAAAGCCGGTGCTCGTCGAATGCACGCGCAATCTGGTGATCGACCTTGACGATCTGGAGCAAAAGGCCGCCGGCGCGCGGTTTCTACTGCTCTCCCACATGCGCGGCCATATCGCCGACATGGACCGGCTGATGGCGATCGCGGACCGTCACGGCCTGACGGTGATCGAGGATTGCGCCCACACGATGGGGGCAGACTGGAACGGCACGAAAAGCGGCAATTTCGGCCTTGCCGCCTGTTTCAGCACCCAGACCTACAAGCACATGAATTCCGGCGAGGGCGGGTTACTCACTTCCAACGATCCGGATTTCATGGCCCGCGCCATCATCCTCTCCGGCTCCTACATGCTTTACGAGCGCCATGGCGCGGCGCCCGCCAGGAGCCATTTCGAAAAGGCGCGGCTCGAAACGCCCAATTGCTCGGGCCGGATGGACAATCTGCGCGCCGCGATCCTGCGCCCGCAACTCGCCGGACTTGAAAAGAATATCGAGCGCTGGAACGACCGCTATAGCACCATCGAGACAGCGCTGAAGTCCTCCGGCCTGTTCCATCTGCCCGAGCGCCCGGCGGCGGAGCATCCCGTCGGCAGTTCCATCCAGTTTCTGGCGGAAGACATCGCGCCTGACGCGGCCCGCGCCTTCGTGGCCAATGCGAAGGCGCTCGGCGTCGAGCTCAAATGGTTCGGCGATGCCGATCCCGTCGCCTTTACCAGCAATCATCATAGCTGGCGCTTCATCGCCGATCAGGCGCTGCCCAAGACCGATCGGGTGCTTTCCGGCCTGTTCGACATGCGCATCCCGCTGACCTTCAGCATCGATGACTGCGCCCATATCGCCGCGATCATCATCCATTGCGGCGAACAGATGCGCCTCAAGGGGGCTGCGTAACATGCGGCGGATCGGGATTATCGGCGGCATGGGGCCGGAGGCGACGGTGCTTCTGATGAGCCGCATTATTGCCGCCACGCCGGCCAGGGACGATGCCGACCATGTGCCGATGATCGTCGACAACAACCCGCAGGTTCCCTCGCGCATCAAGGCGCTGATCGAGGGCGGCGGCGAGGACCCCGGCCCGGTGATTGCCGGCATGGCGCAAAAGATCGAGGCATTCGGGGCGGAAGCGCTCGCCATGCCCTGCAACACCGCCCATCATTATGCCGAAGAAATCCGCAATGCGGTCGCCATTCCCTTCATCGACATGGTGAGGCTGACGGTCGACGCGATCAGCTCCGAAACCCGGCCCGGCGCGAAGATCGGCATGCTGGCGTCGCCCGCCCTGCGCATCACCGGGGTTTTCGACAAGGCCTTTACCGGCACCGGTCGCATTCCGCTCTATCTTGCCGACGACGGCCCTCTTCTGGAACTGATCCGCCACATCAAGATCCACGGCGCGGATGACAATGCCCGCGCGCAGATGACGGTGGCTTCCCGCGCGCTGATCTGCGAAGGCGCGGACATGCTGCTGATTGCTTGTTCGGAATTGTCGCTGGTCTCAGGCGCCGTCGATCCGGCGGCCCATTCCATTGACACGATCGATCTTCTGGCCGGCGCATGCATCGCCTTTTCAAGCGGGCAGGAGACGTGACAGAATAACGGCTGAACCTGCAATGCGGGAAGCGGTCTCAGCCTCAACAACAATAACAATGCCCGCGCCAAACCAAATCTGGAGAGTGGAATGTTGAAAACTTTGATGACTGGCGTGATCGCAGGCTCGGTCACCGTGCTGATGTCAGGCGCCGCCTTTGCAGAAACAGTGATTATCGGCCATTTCGGCAACCCGACGCCGATGCAGCTCCTGGCCTCGTCCGACGCCGTTGAACAGGCGACCGGCTGGGATGTCGAGTGGCGCAAATTTGCCGCCGGCACGGATGTGATCGCTGCCATGGCATCCGGCGACGTGGTTCTGTCCGAGCTTGGCTCCTCGCCGCTCGCCATTGCCGCCAGCCAGGGCGTGGACCTGCAGATGATCGCGTTTTCGGATGTGATCGGCAAGGCGGAATCCCTGATCGTGGCCAAGGATTCCGGCATCGAGACGCTGGCCGACCTCAAGGGCAAGCGGATTGCCGTGCCGGTCGGCTCGACCGCGCATTTCTCGCTGATGGGCGCGCTGAAGCATGAGGGCATCGCCGAGGGCGACGTCACCATCATGAACATGCCGCCGGATCAGATCGCCGCCGCCTGGGAACAGAACGCCATCGACGCCGCCTGGATCTGGCAGCCCGTCCAGGCGCAGATTTCCGAAACCGGCACGCTTCTGCTCGGCGCGGACGAAACTGCCGCCTGGGGCTACCCGACCTTCGACGCCTGGGTGGTCAACACCGAATTCGGCGAAGAGAACAAGGACCAGATCGTCGCCTTTCTGAAGGAGGTCGACCGGGTCAACAAGGAGTATCTCGCCGATCCCTCGAAATGGACCGCCGACAGCGAGCCGGTGAAGACGCTCGCCGAGGCGACCGGCGCCGATCCGTCACAGGTTCCGGGCATTCTCGAAGGCTTCGCCTTCCTGCCGCTGTCGGAACAGGTTTCCGATACCTGGCTCGGCGGCGCTGCCGAGACCATCAAGGGTACGGCCGAATTCCTGAAGTCCGCGGGCCGCATCGATAACGTCGCCGAAGACTACGCGCCCTTCGTCAACGTCGACTACGCCGAAGCCGCGAAATAGGCCCGGCAATCTCCACGCAACGCCCCCGGCCCGCAAGGTCCGGGGGCAGATG from Martelella mediterranea DSM 17316 carries:
- a CDS encoding DUF6665 family protein; amino-acid sequence: MATRKPILPGTSSRPLDPDLDALQYEIMQETAQALGRIGGRLEEALAALRRHDETPGSNQDRDELVQAAADRAFALFIQRDYLGLRTDHHLKSTYDIPREVMLRIGVMKKREKDDGV
- a CDS encoding 5-(carboxyamino)imidazole ribonucleotide synthase; this translates as MSFMKTIGIIGGGQLGRMLAMAAARLSIRTVILEPQEDCPAAQVANRHIVAAYDDEAALFELAGACEVITYEFENVPEKSAAILSGERPVYPPARALSVSQDRLTEKTFLNDSDIATAGFRAVDTAEDLAAALETFGGRGVLKTRRFGYDGKGQWVFDGSDNNPEAAFAALDGAPAIFEEWIDFDREISVIAARGMDGTIVCFDPAENVHREGILRTSTVPANVSSQTGAAARAAAERLLIGLDYVGVLGLELFVARDGRLIANEFAPRVHNSGHWTEAACVLSQFEQHIRAVCGLPLIDPVRHSDCVMHNIVGDDMERIPQWMTTEGALVHLYGKAETRAGRKMGHVTVLEKRRDG
- the tauA gene encoding taurine ABC transporter substrate-binding protein yields the protein MLKTLMTGVIAGSVTVLMSGAAFAETVIIGHFGNPTPMQLLASSDAVEQATGWDVEWRKFAAGTDVIAAMASGDVVLSELGSSPLAIAASQGVDLQMIAFSDVIGKAESLIVAKDSGIETLADLKGKRIAVPVGSTAHFSLMGALKHEGIAEGDVTIMNMPPDQIAAAWEQNAIDAAWIWQPVQAQISETGTLLLGADETAAWGYPTFDAWVVNTEFGEENKDQIVAFLKEVDRVNKEYLADPSKWTADSEPVKTLAEATGADPSQVPGILEGFAFLPLSEQVSDTWLGGAAETIKGTAEFLKSAGRIDNVAEDYAPFVNVDYAEAAK
- a CDS encoding DUF465 domain-containing protein, which gives rise to MASPSSHDQEIASIKRRKLHLKDEIERLHHSAT
- the ykgO gene encoding type B 50S ribosomal protein L36, translating into MKIKNSLKALKSRHRENRLVRRKGRVYIINKQNPRFKARQG
- a CDS encoding DegT/DnrJ/EryC1/StrS family aminotransferase, which translates into the protein MAPKPFAGTFTQQEPLGEAAIAAAIRVLESGRLHRYNTVAGETAEAALLEAEFAAFQGVDYCLACASGGYAMHIALMAAGLKHGEPVLTNGFTLSPVPGAIVNAGGKPVLVECTRNLVIDLDDLEQKAAGARFLLLSHMRGHIADMDRLMAIADRHGLTVIEDCAHTMGADWNGTKSGNFGLAACFSTQTYKHMNSGEGGLLTSNDPDFMARAIILSGSYMLYERHGAAPARSHFEKARLETPNCSGRMDNLRAAILRPQLAGLEKNIERWNDRYSTIETALKSSGLFHLPERPAAEHPVGSSIQFLAEDIAPDAARAFVANAKALGVELKWFGDADPVAFTSNHHSWRFIADQALPKTDRVLSGLFDMRIPLTFSIDDCAHIAAIIIHCGEQMRLKGAA
- a CDS encoding D-cysteine desulfhydrase, translated to MHLARFPRVHLAHLPTPLERLDRLTAELGGPEIWIKRDDCTGLSTGGNKTRKLEFLMAEAQAMKADVVMTQGATQSNHARQTAAAAAKLGMACHVLLEDRTGSNDPNYNENGNVFLDYLHGATAEKRPGGLDMNAEMEAVADEIRKTGKTVYTIPGGGSNATGALGYANCALELVYQANERDLAIDHLVHATGSAGTQAGLIVGLKATNAQIPLLGIGVRAPKPKQEENVYKLALATAEKLGCPGVVAREDVVANTDYVGEGYGIPAPSTIEAIEMFAQVEGILLDPVYSGKGAAGLIDLIRKGMFKKGEKIVFLHTGGSAGLFGYTSAFAFDHTTPVAAE
- a CDS encoding MbcA/ParS/Xre antitoxin family protein; the encoded protein is MPHLQVIEKTAHQAAAPEITEAEGQAMARATVNLFSRWRVSDSQACILLGGLSPRTWARWKGGDIGRIPRDLKARLSNLMGIHKALRIIFTDTDRVYGWVRRENAAFGGASALDVMLGGELTDIMRVRRYLDSIRGG
- the purE gene encoding 5-(carboxyamino)imidazole ribonucleotide mutase, whose protein sequence is MPMSPIKNPPVAIVMGSQSDWETMKNAADILDILDIDYDARIVSAHRTPDRMYEFARSARAEGFQIIIAGAGGAAHLPGMMAALTPLPVFGVPVQSRALSGQDSLLSIVQMPAGIPVGTLAIGKAGAVNAALLAAAVLALADPELAGRLDEYRVRQAASVAEYPIDKDE
- a CDS encoding RES family NAD+ phosphorylase; amino-acid sequence: MPDIVRVRWAKTHRIIRSRFPPIDLFEDIADPADWDAILSAEAKTNPRVSQSVGMLDLVPPERRVAGEGASWAMAPFVHTSTDRPSRFSDGSFGVYYAGDRIEVALFETIHHHAIFMAATNQTPGWTSDFRELVGTLGADLHDVSDRTRFAELYDPDDYRRPQALGAELHAENANGILYRSVRYPDGAAVALFWPDVAGIPVQGQHFSYYWDGANVATVKNLGTGELFAVVD
- a CDS encoding aspartate/glutamate racemase family protein: MRRIGIIGGMGPEATVLLMSRIIAATPARDDADHVPMIVDNNPQVPSRIKALIEGGGEDPGPVIAGMAQKIEAFGAEALAMPCNTAHHYAEEIRNAVAIPFIDMVRLTVDAISSETRPGAKIGMLASPALRITGVFDKAFTGTGRIPLYLADDGPLLELIRHIKIHGADDNARAQMTVASRALICEGADMLLIACSELSLVSGAVDPAAHSIDTIDLLAGACIAFSSGQET
- a CDS encoding LysR family transcriptional regulator, which codes for MRLEWLEDILAVVETGSFNAAAARRNVTQPAFSRRIRAIEDYVGAELFDRDRKPVGLKPSISAQQEEIKRLVSEMKDLLYELRRQGREANNRIVIASQHAITTSRAPGIIEAFSNTIDVSVRLRSANRDECLALLMTKQADLLLNYQSVAEAAAETEDYLERVNLGTEAFIPVFATHGLGVLNDSYARGELPVIAYPSDAFLGRIFNEEVMPQVPSGEFVRRKVETALTLAALQFAISGVGVAWVPESIARDAIRAGLLFDLRDVLPHTLLTVAAVRLAGGHTAVQDLIWTEINAFGKAPAEPEHFR